From the genome of Pieris rapae chromosome 5, ilPieRapa1.1, whole genome shotgun sequence, one region includes:
- the LOC111000374 gene encoding zinc transporter 2 isoform X2 — protein METLVLESYAEVTVTTSGESEEHCHWKRPEPPSAVPQLLAALVLCFVFMICELIGGYLAGSLSVMSDAAHMLSDCGGFALALLAFRCASRPPTASMSYGYRRAEVLGAMASVLLIWALTGVFVYVAAVRIHTGEYNIEPDMMMIVSGCGVGFNVLLALVLHGCASDIAHHHTHGGAACGHTHTHSEASPQRFKLFRRREHKHTNGNVPNGDYRMKDLSAGDATVIGNSQRNINLRAALIHVIGDLIQSCGVLLAAVIIKFYPAAKVIDPICTFMFSVLVLLTSVRVVRDALAMLMQAVPSDFRYRECVSGLLAVTGVRHVHSVHAWALSTHHVVLTAHIAIDELAEWEGVLATCQRLARSMGVSSACFQVERFSGDMALCDTCTRLAAP, from the exons ATGGAGACGCTCGTACTT gaGAGTTACGCGGAGGTCACAGTGACGACATCTGGTGAATCAGAGGAGCACTGCCACTGGAAGAGGCCGGAGCCTCCCAGTGCTGTACCTCAGCTGCTGGCGGCTTTGGTGCTTTGTTTCGTGTTTATG ATATGCGAGCTGATCGGTGGCTACCTCGCCGGCAGTCTATCGGTGATGAGCGATGCTGCTCACATGTTAAGCGACTGTGGAGGTTTCGCGTTGGCATTGCTCGCCTTCCGCTGTGCTTCCCGACCTCCCACCGCCAGTATGTCTTACGGATATCGACGAGCTG AGGTGCTAGGTGCAATGGCTTCAGTGCTGTTAATATGGGCGTTAACGGGCGTGTTCGTGTACGTGGCCGCCGTGCGTATACATACCGGCGAATACAATATCGAACCAGACATGATGATGATAGTATCTGGTTGTGGAGTcggttttaatgttttactgGCTTTAGTGCTACACGGATGTGCTTCGGATATCG CTCACCACCACACACACGGCGGCGCGGCATGCggacacacacatacacattcGGAGGCCTCTCCTCAGCGGTTTAAGCTCTTCCGACGACGAGAGCACAAACATACAAACGGGAACGTTCCCAATGGTGATTACAGGATGAAGGACCTAAGCGCTGGTGATGCAACGGTTATAGGCAATTCGCAAag GAACATAAATCTCCGTGCTGCGCTCATTCATGTGATCGGAGATCTGATTCAGAGCTGTGGGGTGCTCCTTGCAGCTGTCATCATTAAGTTTTac ccAGCAGCAAAAGTGATAGATCCCATATGCACGTTCATGTTCAGCGTACTCGTCCTCTTGACGTCCGTGCGCGTCGTACGAGATGCGCTCGCGATGCTCATGCAGGCTGTGCCTTCTGACTTCAG GTATCGCGAGTGCGTTAGTGGCTTATTGGCCGTGACGGGCGTGCGTCACGTGCACTCGGTCCACGCGTGGGCTTTGTCCACTCACCACGTGGTACTCACCGCACATATTGCCATCG ACGAGTTGGCGGAATGGGAGGGAGTGCTGGCCACTTGCCAGAGGCTGGCGCGGTCCATGGGCGTGAGCAGCGCCTGCTTCCAGGTGGAGCGGTTCTCGGGGGACATGGCTCTCTGCGACACTTGCACGAGACTCGCCGCGCCCTGA
- the LOC111000374 gene encoding zinc transporter 2 isoform X1 — MSDELEARMWNEGGSRYEARSRGAYYESAFASSEQMDRAPLLAEESYAEVTVTTSGESEEHCHWKRPEPPSAVPQLLAALVLCFVFMICELIGGYLAGSLSVMSDAAHMLSDCGGFALALLAFRCASRPPTASMSYGYRRAEVLGAMASVLLIWALTGVFVYVAAVRIHTGEYNIEPDMMMIVSGCGVGFNVLLALVLHGCASDIAHHHTHGGAACGHTHTHSEASPQRFKLFRRREHKHTNGNVPNGDYRMKDLSAGDATVIGNSQRNINLRAALIHVIGDLIQSCGVLLAAVIIKFYPAAKVIDPICTFMFSVLVLLTSVRVVRDALAMLMQAVPSDFRYRECVSGLLAVTGVRHVHSVHAWALSTHHVVLTAHIAIDELAEWEGVLATCQRLARSMGVSSACFQVERFSGDMALCDTCTRLAAP, encoded by the exons ATGTCTGATGAGCTCGAAGCTCGGATGTGGAATGAAGGAGGCTCCAGATACGAAGCTAGAAGTCGAGGGGCGTACTATGAGTCTGCGTTTGCTTCTTCAGAACAAATGGATCGAGCACCGTTGTTGGCCGAG gaGAGTTACGCGGAGGTCACAGTGACGACATCTGGTGAATCAGAGGAGCACTGCCACTGGAAGAGGCCGGAGCCTCCCAGTGCTGTACCTCAGCTGCTGGCGGCTTTGGTGCTTTGTTTCGTGTTTATG ATATGCGAGCTGATCGGTGGCTACCTCGCCGGCAGTCTATCGGTGATGAGCGATGCTGCTCACATGTTAAGCGACTGTGGAGGTTTCGCGTTGGCATTGCTCGCCTTCCGCTGTGCTTCCCGACCTCCCACCGCCAGTATGTCTTACGGATATCGACGAGCTG AGGTGCTAGGTGCAATGGCTTCAGTGCTGTTAATATGGGCGTTAACGGGCGTGTTCGTGTACGTGGCCGCCGTGCGTATACATACCGGCGAATACAATATCGAACCAGACATGATGATGATAGTATCTGGTTGTGGAGTcggttttaatgttttactgGCTTTAGTGCTACACGGATGTGCTTCGGATATCG CTCACCACCACACACACGGCGGCGCGGCATGCggacacacacatacacattcGGAGGCCTCTCCTCAGCGGTTTAAGCTCTTCCGACGACGAGAGCACAAACATACAAACGGGAACGTTCCCAATGGTGATTACAGGATGAAGGACCTAAGCGCTGGTGATGCAACGGTTATAGGCAATTCGCAAag GAACATAAATCTCCGTGCTGCGCTCATTCATGTGATCGGAGATCTGATTCAGAGCTGTGGGGTGCTCCTTGCAGCTGTCATCATTAAGTTTTac ccAGCAGCAAAAGTGATAGATCCCATATGCACGTTCATGTTCAGCGTACTCGTCCTCTTGACGTCCGTGCGCGTCGTACGAGATGCGCTCGCGATGCTCATGCAGGCTGTGCCTTCTGACTTCAG GTATCGCGAGTGCGTTAGTGGCTTATTGGCCGTGACGGGCGTGCGTCACGTGCACTCGGTCCACGCGTGGGCTTTGTCCACTCACCACGTGGTACTCACCGCACATATTGCCATCG ACGAGTTGGCGGAATGGGAGGGAGTGCTGGCCACTTGCCAGAGGCTGGCGCGGTCCATGGGCGTGAGCAGCGCCTGCTTCCAGGTGGAGCGGTTCTCGGGGGACATGGCTCTCTGCGACACTTGCACGAGACTCGCCGCGCCCTGA